CACTCGCTTCTATTCGTATTCAAACTCGTTGGCTTTATAGTTCTCGTTGATATGCGAGCGAGAGAAAAAAGACGCTGCCTAATTTATTCTAATTAATATATCAACATCAATCTCTCCTTGTGCTGATTCCATTATGTCATCTCCATAACACTCGCATGTTTATTACTAACGAGAGCGTCGCCCAGCGAGTGACTCGACTTACTCGCTCTCGTTAACGTATGCGAGCAATAAACGAGAGCGTCATTGAGCGAGTGACGCGATCTACCTTTACGGATTCTTATTATCTTACTCGCTCTcgttaaaatatttcaacgaGAGCAGAACCTCAAACAGGCTTTTGAAATTTctgaaatattttgatataatAAGCATATAAATTCGTTATGTTTGTCAAACCAGAAATCGAACTGTCCAACGATGACTCGGACATAGATATTGAGGATCGCTCGACGCCCGATTCGACGGCGAATGGCTGCcagcaggagctgctgctgtcgcacCACTACAACCACAACGAGGAGTCCAGCGTGGAGTCCTGTGGCACAGCCACGCCCGGTCCGGGCGCCGGCCTgagcgctgctgccgctgctgcgggCATGGCCGCGGGCCTGCtggccgcagctgctgccggaggcgctggcggcggcggcggcggcggcaacggcggcagTGGAGGCGGCGGCGACAATGGAGGCGGCAATatgggcagcggcagctatGCGGAGCACAAGCTGCAGTTGAGCAAGAGCGGACGCAAGCCGCGACGACGACGCACAGCGTTCACGCACGCGCAGCTGGCGTATCTGGAGCGCAAGTTCCGCTGCCAAAAGTATCTGAGCGTGGCGGATCGCAGCGATGTGGCCGAGACGCTCAGTCTATCGGAGACGCAGGTGAAGACCTGGTACCAGAATCGACGGTGAGTAAAGGCACTTGGCCAGGTCCACGTCGCCCCAGCTTTAATGTTCGTCCTTCTCGCTTGCAGCACCAAGTGGAAGCGACAGAATCAGCTGCGCCTGGAGCAGCTGCGGCATCAGGCCACGCTGGAGAAGGACTTTGTGGTGCAGGAGAATGCCGCGGGCGGCGCTCTCGGCTGCTGCCCCAGCGGCCTGTCCAATTCGTTcagtgccgccgccgccgcggcAGCCGCTGCGGCTGGCAATCCGTGCAACTTCTTGACCTCGGCCGCGGCGGCGGCCATTTTCCGCAACGTTGGCTACGTCCACGGCTGCCCCATGTAAAGGCCACGACGCCAGCAGAGCTTCACTCCGCCAATCCAATTCCACGCTTGCCTATGTAAATATGATGAATGCTTTATGTGCAATACGAATCTCTTTTCCAACTCGATGTCTACCCGATGCGCGTAATCGAACTATCGATTAATCGATAGCTGTCTACTCATCTCCCACCTCTAAGCTCCTGATCGAACGCCTGCTCCAATTATAAACCTTAGGCTTAGTCGAATTAACTGTAAccgacacgcacacacacacacacacacacacacacacacacacacacacacacacacacacaacaaatcgTACTCATATGTAacagaaaataacaacaattgtgAACTTTGTGCACTCGAAAAAcgataactttttttttgtgaaaataaACATTGAATTGCATATTTGATAAAGTTCGTTATGGAAAAGTGAAGAGTATTATTAAGGGTTTTCATTTGGTTAAGCGTTTAGTTTAAAGTGCGTATCTGTGCTAACTAACGGGTAAACTAAGTGCAATAGGATTTCGATAGGTTCCtttcaaatgttttaatataaattagaaATTTTTGAGACAAGTTTGGGGCTATTCATGAAGGTTTCTGGAATAGGTTTGGGTTATTTTTAAACTATATATGTGGCTATATAAGTTGTGGATACTAGGGATAACGCTTGATATATATCAAGTTAACATAACAGATTGCCGTTAGTTGTGCAGTCTCTAATAGGAATCCAATTGGACGTGTTGCAGTTTATGTATTTAGACTGGGATTTGAAACGACAAC
This window of the Drosophila virilis strain 15010-1051.87 chromosome X, Dvir_AGI_RSII-ME, whole genome shotgun sequence genome carries:
- the LOC6633288 gene encoding homeobox protein B-H1 is translated as MQSSKSFLIRDLLGDLINRRQTDSEIELSNDDSDIDIEDRSTPDSTANGCQQELLLSHHYNHNEESSVESCGTATPGPGAGLSAAAAAAGMAAGLLAAAAAGGAGGGGGGGNGGSGGGGDNGGGNMGSGSYAEHKLQLSKSGRKPRRRRTAFTHAQLAYLERKFRCQKYLSVADRSDVAETLSLSETQVKTWYQNRRTKWKRQNQLRLEQLRHQATLEKDFVVQENAAGGALGCCPSGLSNSFSAAAAAAAAAAGNPCNFLTSAAAAAIFRNVGYVHGCPM